In the Brachyhypopomus gauderio isolate BG-103 chromosome 4, BGAUD_0.2, whole genome shotgun sequence genome, one interval contains:
- the exosc10 gene encoding exosome complex component 10 — protein sequence MAASTSDGGSAEQSNNPTTKDTAPGTEEFCPGFKDVDAFVKHGLGAVVAATKASAALPQTGDEFDFYRSFPAFQDFCDLQGDRLIHAMSQLMQHHGCRSLMRDRNKLTGLEDRFDLVVESNDVILEKVGILLDEASGVSRSQPVMPAGYQPPKIVVSSWNRKGDGHGKETFCLLQARNIQRPQLKFKEKVDNSNMPFISKIFIKPNATKPLPSYFTNKHLRKERPEDLDVPAALADFIHQMRTQEHMDDMFSHPYQHELERLVMPESLGHKPEPQMYKPLAETSCTFIDTLEDLVALNEKLAKTTEFAVDLEHHSYRSFLGITCLMQISTREEDFIIDTLELRSEMYILNESFTDPAIVKVFHGADMDIEWLQKDFGVYVVNMFDTHQAARSLNLGRNSLDHLLKIFCNVDANKRYQLADWRIRPLPDEMMNYAQGDTHYLLYVYDRLRADLFDAANGQPSLVQVVWSKSRDLSLKKYMKPIFTEDSYMEPYRKQKKSFNSQQLVAFRLLYGWRDKLAREEDESTGYILPNHMLTKIAEELPKEPQGIVACCNPTPPLVRQQLNELHQLIKQAREIPLLKAEVHAEKKKSVTQKRQSPSTLFGPHDVSHVSETSFIELSSHETPIKDGVLFSEEEDTNLSGDMKSLSGLVAAAKITLFAEEEDTDDSGHLTVAQQKAHSIMDSFDNPFRMYLPSKDIHISKNAKYDPSSKIYEISNRWKLQSVEQQQKEVQAKRQEQEQARRAREERKKAKQSYQQSLQNVSTVRQQVMESKQGGQKRERVASEAGVETTKPHKKVMKSEEETPVASATQEQAEDSNPSMFFTPYDYSQSTLKVFAGGKSKDSTQFDPNRQAHERKRKKNPKGQKQNAAGGRSMSYMPAKSERGFRHNWPRR from the exons ATGGCTGCCTCCACGAGTGACGGTGGCAGCGCTGAGCAAAGTAATAATCCCACAACTAAAGATACGGCGCCGGGTACAGAAGAGTTTTGTCCAGGATTCAAAGACGTTGACGCATTTGTCAAG CATGGACTGGGCGCCGTTGTCGCTGCTACGAAGGCGTCGGCGGCTCTGCCACAAACCGGAGATGAATTCGATTTTTACCGGAGCTTCCCAGCTTTCCAGGATTTCTGTGACCTACAAGGAGACCGACTGATACACGC GATGAGTCAGCTTATGCAGCATCATGGCTGTAGGTCTCTCATGCGGGACCGGAACAAGTTGACCGGGCTGGAGGATCGCTTTGACCTGGTTGTGGAGTCCAACGACGTCATCCTGGAGAAAGTG GGTATTTTGCTGGACGAGGCTTCTGGAGTGAGTCGTTCTCAGCCTGTGATGCCTGCTGGCTATCAGCCTCCCAAAATCGTTGTGTCTAGCTGGAATCGCAAG GGAGATGGTCATGGGAAAGAAACCTTCTGCCTTCTCCAGGCCAGGAACATCCAGCGGCCCCAGCTGAAGTTCAAGGAGAAGGTGGACAACAGCAACATGCCCTTCATCTCTAAGATCTTCATCAAACCCAATGCCACAAAGCCGCTGCCCTCAT ATTTCACAAATAAACACCTGCGTAAGGAGAGGCCTGAGGATTTAGACGTACCTGCAGCACTGGCTGACTTCATCCACCAGATGCGTACACAGGAACACATGGATGACAT GTTCTCGCATCCTTATCAGCACGAGCTGGAACGTCTGGTCATGCCGGAGAGCCTGGGCCATAAACCTGAACCACAG ATGTATAAACCACTCGCGGAGACGAGCTGTACGTTCATCGACACGTTAGAGGACCTGGTTGCTTTAAACGAGAAGCTGGCCAAGACAACAGAGTTCGCAGTGGATCTTGAG CACCACTCCTACAGGAGCTTCCTGGGAATCACCTGCCTGATGCAGATCTCCACCCGAGAAGAGGACTTCATCATCGACACCCTGGAGCTCCGCAGTGAGATGTACATTCTGAACGAGAGCTTCACCGATCCCGCGATCGTCAAG GTTTTCCATGGTGCAGACATGGATATCGAGTGGCTTCAGAAGGACTTTGGTGTCTACGTGGTGAACATGTTTGACACACACCAAGCCGCCCGCTCCCTGAACCTGGGCAGAAACTCGCTGGACCATCTCCTCAAGATCTTCTGCAATGTGGATGCCAATAAGCGCTACCAGCTCGCCGACTGGAGAATCCG TCCCTTGCCAGACGAGATGATGAATTACGCTCAGGGTGACACTCACTACCTGCTCTATGTATATGATCGACTAAGAGCGGACCTGTTTGATGCGGCCAATGGACAACCCAGCTTGGTACAGGTTGTTTGGTCCAAGAGCAGAGACCTCTCGCTCAAG AAATACATGAAGCCCATCTTCACCGAGGACTCGTACATGGAGCCTTACCGGAAGCAGAAGAAGAGTTTCAACAGTCAGCAGCTGGTGGCCTTCCGTCTGCTGTACGGCTGGCGTGACAAGCTGGCGAGGGAGGAGGACGAGAGTACTGG CTACATCTTGCCCAATCACATGTTGACGAAGATCGCTGAGGAGTTGCCCAA GGAGCCCCAAGGCATCGTGGCGTGCTGCAATCCCACCCCGCCACTGGTGCGGCAGCAGCTCAACGAGCTCCACCAGCTCATCAAGCAAGCGCGGGAGATCCCGCTGCTTAAG GCTGAGGTTCATGCAGAAAAAAAGAAGTCTGTTACCCAGAAAAGACAG tcTCCGTCGACTTTGTTTGGCCCCCATGATGTTTCTCATGTGTCCGAGACCAGCTTTATAGAGCTCTCTTCTCATG AAACCCCAATCAAAGATGGAGTCCTGTTCTCTGAGGAAGAGGACACGAATCTCAGTGGTGACATGAAGTCTCTTAGTGGGCTCGTAGCTGCTGCGAAAATCACTCTCTTTGCA gaggaagaggatacAGACGACTCTGGTCACCTCACAGTGGCTCAGCAGAAGGCACACAGCATCATGGACTCTTTTGATAACCCCTTCCGAATG TATTTGCCCTCGAAGGATATTCACATCTCCAAAAATGCAAAGTATGACCCTTCGTCGAAGATTTATGAG ATCAGTAATCGGTGGAAGTTGCAGAGTGTGGAGCAGCAGCAGAAGGAGGTGCAGGCTAAACGACAGGAGCAGGAGCAAGCGAGGAGAGCTCGAG AGGAGCGTAAAAAGGCCAAACAGAGCTATCAACAGTCGCTGCAGAACGTCAGTACAGTTAGGCAACAAGTTATG GAATCAAAACAAGGAGGGCAGAAGAGGGAAAGGGTTGCGAGTGAAGCTGGAGTAGAAACTACCAAACCTCACAAGAAGGTCAtgaagagtgaggaggagaCACCAGTTGCATCTGCCACGCAGGAACAGGCTGAAGATTCAAATCCATCCATGTTCTTCACACCCTACGACTACAGCCAATCAACTTTAAAAGTTTTCGCTG GAGGAAAATCCAAAGACTCCACCCAGTTTGATCCCAACAGGCAGGCCCACGAGCGCAAACGGAAG AAAAACCCAAAAGGACAGAAGCAGAATGCCGCTGGAGGCAGGAGCATGTCCTATATGCCTGCAAAATCAGAGAG AGGATTTCGTCATAACTGGCCCAGAAGATAG